A single window of Zea mays cultivar B73 chromosome 10, Zm-B73-REFERENCE-NAM-5.0, whole genome shotgun sequence DNA harbors:
- the LOC103642518 gene encoding uncharacterized protein, with the protein MEQLVGVHHHNHSLSPRAPRTPTRPLPQPQPHPLLHHLPSNRFQDLHSQIHNHIHLVVPAASRVLRATPPFFLILLASVYLLASVTIFSAPTPLLRLRLSSPRPLILPKLVSHPLAPELFDLDDGSIRVRLANVGAAITSFLIPDKNGVLADVVLRFDSLDPYLVSY; encoded by the exons ATGGAGCAGCTGGTAGGAGTTCACCATCACAACCACTCGCTCTCCCCTCGGGCTCCTCGCACCCCGACCCGCCCgctgccgcagccgcagccgcacCCACTCCTCCACCATCTCCCGTCCAACAGGTTCCAGGATCTCCACTCCCAGATTCACAATCACATTCACCTCGTGGTCCCCGCGGCCAGCAGGGTGCTCCGCGCCACCCCGcccttcttcctcatcctcctcgcCTCCGTCTACCTGCTCGCCTCCGTCACCATCTTCTCCGCCCCCACGCCGCTGCTCCGCCTCCGATTGTCCTCTCCGAGGCCGCTGATCCTCCCGAAGCTCGTGTCGCATCCGCTTGCGCCGGAGCTCTTTGATCTAGACGACGGGAGTATCCGGGTCCGCCTCGCCAATGTCGGCGCCGCCATCACCTCGTTCCTCATACCGGACAAGAATG GGGTTCTCGCTGATGTGGTGCTCAGATTCGACTCACTGGATCCGTACCTGGTGAGTTATTGA